A region of Micromonospora sp. WMMD882 DNA encodes the following proteins:
- the ftrA gene encoding transcriptional regulator FtrA: MSTHTVSVLAFDGMSAFETGIVTEVFGLPRPEFDPPWYELTICAETPGPVRVLGGATLHTPYGLEVFAAAGTVVVPGVPDVTADPSPGLVAALRRAHARGARIMSICSGAFALAAAGLLDGRRATTHWRYADQLRRRHPTVTVDPDVLYIDDGNVLTSAGSAAGLDLCLHVVRRDFGAAIANAVARRLVIPPHRDGGQAQFVEAPVTDDPDDDRIARSMAWALAHLAEPITVDVLARQARMSARSYLRHFHRATGDTPIRWLIDRRVQASLALLETTDTPVEQIARAVGFASPVTYRHHFTRAVHTSPSAYRRTFHNTVPTPPE, encoded by the coding sequence ATGTCGACACACACCGTGTCCGTCCTCGCGTTCGACGGCATGTCCGCGTTCGAGACCGGCATCGTCACCGAGGTGTTCGGCCTGCCCCGCCCCGAGTTCGACCCACCCTGGTACGAGCTGACCATCTGCGCCGAGACCCCCGGCCCGGTACGTGTCCTCGGCGGCGCCACCCTGCACACCCCGTACGGCCTGGAGGTCTTCGCGGCGGCCGGCACGGTGGTCGTGCCCGGCGTGCCGGACGTCACCGCCGACCCGTCCCCCGGCCTGGTCGCCGCCCTGCGCCGGGCGCACGCGCGCGGCGCGCGGATCATGTCGATCTGCTCGGGCGCGTTCGCCCTGGCCGCCGCCGGCCTGCTCGACGGCCGTCGGGCCACCACCCACTGGCGGTACGCCGACCAGTTGCGCCGCCGCCACCCGACCGTCACCGTCGACCCCGACGTGCTCTACATCGACGACGGCAACGTGCTCACCAGCGCGGGCAGCGCCGCCGGCCTGGACCTGTGCCTGCACGTCGTCCGGCGGGACTTCGGCGCGGCCATCGCCAACGCGGTCGCCCGCCGCCTGGTGATCCCACCGCACCGGGACGGCGGCCAGGCGCAGTTCGTCGAGGCCCCGGTGACCGACGACCCCGACGACGACCGGATCGCCCGCAGCATGGCCTGGGCGCTGGCCCACCTCGCCGAGCCGATCACGGTGGACGTGCTGGCCCGGCAGGCGCGGATGTCGGCCCGCAGTTACCTGCGACACTTCCACCGGGCCACCGGCGACACCCCGATCCGCTGGCTGATCGACCGGCGTGTCCAGGCCAGCCTCGCCCTGCTGGAGACCACCGACACCCCCGTCGAGCAGATCGCCCGCGCGGTCGGTTTCGCCAGCCCGGTCACCTACCGCCACCACTTCACCCGCGCGGTCCACACCTCCCCCTCCGCCTACCGCCGTACCTTCCACAACACCGTGCCCACACCCCCTGAGTAG
- a CDS encoding rhodanese-like domain-containing protein: MSHVLMVPPAPPEQAAAHFAARLSVETDVSDVYADLTAGVPGLVVVDTRGDEAWAWGRLPGAVHLPTARIPTRLQPGAGHGELGPQRRVRELVPAGATVVTYCWGPGCNGATRAALAFARLGYPVKEMIGGFEYWVREGLPVRTDSGTRRRPVDALTAPPTTPTCAC, translated from the coding sequence ATGTCGCACGTACTCATGGTGCCGCCGGCCCCGCCGGAGCAGGCCGCCGCCCATTTCGCCGCCCGGTTGTCCGTCGAGACGGACGTCAGTGACGTGTACGCGGACCTGACGGCCGGCGTGCCCGGCCTGGTGGTGGTGGACACCCGCGGTGACGAGGCGTGGGCGTGGGGCCGGCTGCCCGGCGCGGTGCACCTGCCCACCGCCCGGATCCCGACACGCCTCCAGCCAGGCGCCGGGCATGGCGAGCTGGGCCCGCAGCGCCGCGTGCGCGAGCTGGTGCCGGCCGGCGCGACGGTGGTGACGTACTGCTGGGGGCCCGGCTGCAACGGGGCGACCCGGGCGGCGTTGGCGTTCGCCCGGCTCGGCTACCCGGTGAAGGAGATGATCGGCGGCTTCGAGTACTGGGTGCGCGAGGGCCTGCCGGTGCGCACCGATTCCGGCACGCGCCGCCGCCCGGTCGACGCCCTCACCGCGCCCCCGACCACCCCCACCTGCGCCTGCTGA
- a CDS encoding SDR family oxidoreductase — translation MTSDLSGRTALVTGASRGIGQAVAIRLAARGAVVVAHFDTDRDGVTATVDQIERDGGTAYAVGARLGVDGDVETLFAGVEASLAGRPLDILVNNAAAPPAGPLGVTTRAAFDHLFAVNVRAPYFIIERALPLFRDGGRIITISSVATRMANATQTSFAMTKGAVETMTLTLANQLGARGITVNAVAPGATRTATNGPVFETPGLAALITGMTALDRLGGLGDVADVVAFLASDAARWVTGQVVDASGGLFLGPRA, via the coding sequence ATGACGAGCGACCTCAGCGGCAGGACCGCCCTGGTGACCGGCGCGTCACGCGGCATCGGGCAGGCCGTCGCGATCCGGCTGGCCGCGCGCGGAGCGGTCGTCGTCGCGCACTTCGACACCGACCGGGACGGCGTGACGGCGACGGTCGACCAGATCGAACGGGACGGTGGCACGGCGTACGCCGTCGGCGCCCGACTCGGCGTGGACGGCGACGTCGAGACACTGTTCGCCGGAGTCGAGGCCAGCCTGGCCGGGCGGCCACTCGACATCCTCGTCAACAACGCGGCAGCCCCACCCGCCGGCCCGCTCGGCGTCACCACCCGGGCCGCCTTCGACCACCTCTTCGCGGTCAACGTACGAGCGCCGTACTTCATCATCGAGCGGGCCCTGCCCCTGTTCCGCGACGGCGGTCGGATCATCACGATCTCGTCCGTGGCGACCCGGATGGCCAACGCCACCCAGACCTCGTTCGCCATGACCAAGGGCGCGGTCGAGACGATGACCCTCACCCTGGCCAACCAGCTCGGCGCCCGGGGCATCACGGTCAACGCGGTCGCGCCCGGCGCCACCCGGACCGCGACCAACGGGCCGGTCTTCGAGACCCCGGGCCTGGCCGCGCTGATCACCGGAATGACGGCGCTGGACCGGCTGGGTGGGCTCGGTGACGTCGCCGACGTGGTCGCGTTCCTCGCCAGCGACGCCGCGCGCTGGGTCACCGGCCAGGTCGTCGACGCCAGCGGCGGCCTGTTCCTCGGCCCACGCGCCTGA